Proteins from one Bradyrhizobium roseum genomic window:
- a CDS encoding LabA-like NYN domain-containing protein — translation MSPASNKIALFIDGANLYATAKTLGFDIDYKRLLKEFQSRGTLLRAFYYTAIIEDQEYSSIRPLIDWLDYNGYTVVTKATKEFIDASGRRKVKGNMDIELAVDAMELAEHVDQIVLFSGDGDFRSLVEAVQRRGVRVTVVSTISSQPPMIADELRRQADVFTDLVELQSKLGRDPSERPAPREPRHHSPQFLQRATTVAPRGAGDDDFDD, via the coding sequence ATGTCACCCGCTTCCAACAAGATCGCGCTATTCATCGACGGCGCCAACCTATACGCAACGGCCAAAACGCTCGGCTTCGACATCGATTACAAACGCCTCCTCAAGGAATTTCAGAGCCGAGGGACGTTGTTGCGGGCATTCTACTACACCGCGATCATCGAGGATCAGGAGTATTCCTCGATCCGCCCGCTGATAGATTGGCTCGACTACAACGGCTATACCGTCGTCACCAAGGCGACCAAGGAATTCATCGACGCGTCCGGGCGGCGCAAGGTGAAGGGCAACATGGATATCGAACTCGCGGTCGACGCCATGGAACTGGCCGAGCATGTCGACCAGATCGTGCTGTTCTCGGGTGACGGCGATTTCCGTTCGCTGGTCGAGGCGGTGCAGCGTCGCGGCGTTCGCGTCACGGTGGTTTCGACCATTTCGAGCCAGCCCCCGATGATCGCCGACGAACTGCGCCGGCAGGCCGACGTCTTCACCGACCTCGTCGAACTGCAATCGAAACTCGGCCGCGACCCCTCCGAGCGCCCGGCGCCGCGCGAACCGCGCCACCACTCCCCGCAATTCCTGCAGCGCGCGACCACCGTGGCGCCGCGAGGCGCCGGCGACGACGATTTCGACGATTGA
- the rpoZ gene encoding DNA-directed RNA polymerase subunit omega, translated as MARVTVEDCIDKVDNRFDLVLLAAHRARMISSGSQLTVDRDNDKNPVVSLREIADSTISPEDLREELVHSLQKFVEVDEPEPDTVPLIGSAGASVDADDTEVAVERMTEEELLKGLEGLAPPEEQPEEDE; from the coding sequence ATGGCGCGCGTCACCGTGGAAGATTGCATTGATAAGGTCGATAACCGGTTCGACCTGGTACTGCTGGCGGCGCATCGCGCCCGTATGATTTCGTCCGGCTCGCAACTCACGGTTGACAGAGATAACGACAAGAATCCTGTCGTGTCGCTCCGCGAGATCGCCGATTCCACTATTTCCCCGGAAGATCTTCGCGAAGAGCTGGTTCATTCGCTGCAGAAATTCGTCGAAGTCGACGAGCCAGAGCCCGATACCGTACCGCTGATCGGTTCGGCCGGCGCCAGCGTCGATGCCGACGACACCGAGGTTGCGGTCGAGCGCATGACTGAGGAAGAACTCCTCAAGGGCCTGGAAGGCCTCGCGCCGCCGGAAGAGCAGCCCGAAGAGGACGAGTGA
- a CDS encoding RelA/SpoT family protein, whose amino-acid sequence MAYWRRNPRQMQAATNQAAVVPNSPVAEKPKSPRSRMMRQYDLVERVRSYNPDTNEDLLNRAYVYAMKAHGTQTRASGDPYFSHPLEVAAILTNLKLDDATIVAALLHDTIEDTEATRAEIDHIFGHEIGVLVEGLTKLKRLELVSREAKQAENLRKLLLAIADDVRVLLIKLADRLHNMRTLEFVPHASRRRIAEETLDIYAPLAGRMGMQEMREELEDLSFHTLDPEAYAVVMQRLDALAERNRNLIGEIESQLSTNLQKNGITARVYGRRKQPFSIWTKMERKSVGFEQLSDIYAFRVVMPDIEACYRALGVVHTTWPVVPGRFKDYISTPKQNDYRSLHTTVIGPGNQRVELQIRTEEMNQIAEFGIAAHAFYKEGMGSPTERLKHESNAFAWLRHTVGILSESANPEEFLEHTKLELFHDQVFCFTPKGKLIALPRRANVIDFAYAVHTDVGNSAVGCKVNGKFAPLSSELQNGDEVEVLTSVAQSAPPSAWESLAVTGKARAAIRRATRTAVRDQYAGLGRRIIDRLFARAKIEYADDKLTGALPRLARTSIEDVMASVGRGELKASDVARAMYPDYKEERMVRYGVKKSLAVKLKLKSEPPHPARSASVIPVRGINSDLPVKFAPNGGAVPGDRIVGIVTPGEGITIYPIQSPALKDFEEEPERWLDVRWDIDETNPQRFPARIMVQNVNEPGSLAQVATVIAEHDGNIDNISMSRRSPDFTELTIDLEVYDLKHLSAIIAQLRAKAVVAKVERVNG is encoded by the coding sequence ATGGCGTATTGGCGCCGCAACCCCCGGCAAATGCAGGCCGCAACCAACCAGGCCGCGGTCGTGCCGAATTCGCCCGTGGCGGAAAAGCCCAAATCGCCGCGCTCGCGCATGATGCGGCAATACGATCTGGTTGAGCGCGTCCGGTCCTATAATCCCGATACGAACGAAGACCTGCTCAACCGGGCTTACGTCTACGCCATGAAGGCGCACGGCACCCAGACCCGCGCCTCCGGCGATCCCTATTTTTCCCATCCGCTCGAAGTCGCGGCGATCCTGACGAACCTCAAGCTCGACGACGCCACCATCGTGGCCGCCCTGCTGCACGACACCATCGAGGACACCGAGGCGACGCGCGCCGAGATCGACCACATCTTCGGCCACGAGATCGGCGTGCTGGTGGAGGGCCTGACCAAGCTGAAACGTCTCGAACTGGTGTCCCGCGAAGCCAAGCAGGCCGAGAATTTGCGCAAGCTGCTGCTGGCGATCGCCGACGACGTTCGCGTGCTGCTGATCAAGCTCGCTGACCGCCTGCACAACATGCGCACGCTGGAATTCGTCCCGCACGCCTCGCGCCGGCGCATTGCCGAGGAGACGCTGGACATCTATGCCCCGCTCGCCGGCCGAATGGGTATGCAGGAGATGCGGGAGGAGCTCGAGGACCTCTCCTTTCATACGCTCGATCCGGAAGCCTATGCGGTGGTGATGCAGCGGCTGGATGCGCTGGCCGAGCGCAACCGCAACCTGATCGGCGAGATCGAAAGCCAACTCTCCACGAACCTGCAGAAGAACGGTATCACCGCCCGGGTCTATGGCCGCCGCAAGCAGCCGTTTTCGATCTGGACCAAGATGGAGCGCAAATCGGTCGGCTTCGAACAGCTCTCCGATATCTATGCCTTCCGCGTCGTGATGCCGGACATCGAAGCCTGCTACCGCGCGCTCGGCGTGGTGCACACCACCTGGCCGGTGGTGCCCGGCCGCTTCAAGGACTACATCTCGACGCCGAAGCAGAACGACTACCGTTCGCTGCACACCACGGTGATCGGTCCCGGCAACCAGCGCGTCGAGCTGCAGATCCGCACCGAGGAAATGAACCAGATCGCCGAATTCGGCATCGCGGCCCACGCCTTCTACAAGGAGGGCATGGGCTCGCCGACCGAGCGGCTCAAGCACGAATCCAACGCCTTCGCCTGGCTGCGCCACACCGTCGGGATCCTGTCCGAGAGCGCCAATCCAGAGGAGTTTCTCGAGCACACCAAGCTCGAACTGTTCCACGACCAGGTGTTCTGTTTCACGCCGAAGGGCAAGCTGATCGCGCTGCCGCGACGCGCCAATGTGATCGACTTCGCCTACGCGGTGCATACCGATGTCGGCAACTCCGCCGTCGGCTGCAAGGTCAACGGCAAGTTCGCGCCCCTGTCGTCCGAACTGCAGAACGGCGACGAAGTCGAGGTGTTGACCTCGGTCGCGCAGTCGGCGCCGCCCTCGGCCTGGGAATCGCTGGCGGTGACCGGCAAGGCGCGCGCCGCGATCCGCCGCGCCACCCGTACCGCGGTGCGCGACCAATATGCCGGCCTCGGCCGCCGCATCATCGATCGCCTGTTTGCCCGCGCCAAGATCGAATATGCCGACGACAAGCTGACCGGTGCGCTGCCGCGGCTGGCGCGCACTTCGATCGAGGACGTGATGGCCTCGGTCGGGCGTGGCGAACTCAAGGCCTCCGACGTCGCCCGCGCCATGTACCCGGACTACAAGGAAGAGCGGATGGTGCGCTACGGGGTCAAGAAGAGCCTCGCGGTCAAATTGAAGCTGAAATCGGAGCCGCCGCATCCGGCGCGAAGCGCTTCCGTCATCCCGGTGCGCGGCATCAATTCGGATCTGCCGGTGAAGTTCGCGCCGAACGGCGGTGCGGTGCCGGGCGACCGCATCGTCGGCATCGTGACGCCGGGCGAGGGGATCACGATCTATCCGATCCAGTCGCCGGCGCTGAAGGATTTCGAGGAGGAGCCGGAGCGCTGGCTCGACGTCCGCTGGGATATCGACGAGACCAACCCGCAGCGGTTCCCGGCGCGGATCATGGTCCAGAACGTCAACGAGCCCGGCAGCCTCGCCCAGGTTGCCACCGTGATCGCCGAGCATGACGGCAATATCGACAACATCAGCATGTCACGCCGCTCGCCCGACTTCACCGAACTGACGATTGATCTCGAGGTCTACGACCTCAAACATCTCAGTGCAATTATCGCGCAATTGCGCGCCAAGGCCGTCGTCGCCAAGGTTGAGCGCGTCAATGGGTAG
- a CDS encoding pyridoxine 5'-phosphate synthase: protein MPVPPLRLGVNIDHVATLRNARGGERPDPVRAALLAIEAGADGITAHLREDRRHIRDGDMARLKAEISKPLNFEMAATEDMLRISLATKPHAVCLVPERREELTTEGGLDVVGQHNALAPFIARLGDAGIRVSLFISADPAQIEMAARLRAPVIEIHTGGWCDAVVDGDTAKAEAEWQRIVKGVALARGAGLEIHAGHGLDYQTAETISALPEIAELNIGYFMMGEALFVGLGETVRQMRAAMDRGRAKIAARP from the coding sequence ATGCCCGTTCCTCCGCTCCGCCTCGGCGTCAATATCGATCACGTCGCCACCCTGCGAAATGCCCGGGGCGGCGAGCGGCCTGACCCGGTGCGCGCCGCGCTGCTGGCGATCGAGGCGGGGGCGGACGGCATCACCGCGCATCTGCGGGAGGACCGTCGCCATATCCGCGATGGCGACATGGCCCGCCTGAAGGCCGAAATCTCAAAGCCGCTGAATTTCGAAATGGCGGCGACCGAGGACATGCTGCGGATTTCGCTTGCGACAAAACCCCATGCGGTGTGCCTGGTGCCTGAGCGGCGGGAAGAACTCACCACCGAGGGCGGGCTGGACGTGGTCGGCCAGCACAATGCGCTCGCCCCGTTCATCGCCCGGCTCGGCGATGCCGGCATCCGGGTGTCGCTGTTCATCTCGGCCGATCCGGCCCAGATCGAGATGGCGGCAAGGTTGCGCGCGCCCGTGATCGAGATTCACACCGGCGGCTGGTGCGATGCCGTGGTCGACGGCGATACCGCGAAGGCCGAAGCGGAATGGCAGCGGATCGTCAAGGGCGTGGCTTTGGCGCGGGGCGCGGGTCTGGAGATCCATGCCGGCCACGGCCTCGACTACCAGACGGCGGAGACGATCTCGGCGCTGCCGGAGATCGCCGAACTCAACATCGGCTACTTCATGATGGGTGAGGCGCTGTTCGTGGGCCTTGGCGAGACCGTGCGGCAGATGCGCGCCGCGATGGACCGCGGCCGCGCCAAGATCGCGGCCCGGCCATGA
- the acpS gene encoding holo-ACP synthase, which yields MIIGIGSDLIDITRVAKVIERHGDRFLDRIFTDAERARAARRANSEKMVVATYAKRFAAKEACSKALGTGIRRGVWWRDMGVVNLPGGRPTMKLTGGALARLEALTPEGCEARIDLSITDDWPLAQAFVIISAVAAAKP from the coding sequence ATGATCATCGGTATCGGTTCCGACCTGATCGATATCACAAGGGTGGCCAAGGTGATCGAGCGCCATGGCGACCGCTTTCTCGACCGTATATTCACCGATGCCGAGCGCGCCCGGGCGGCGCGCCGCGCCAATAGCGAGAAGATGGTGGTGGCGACCTACGCCAAGCGATTCGCCGCCAAGGAGGCCTGCTCCAAGGCGCTCGGCACCGGCATCCGGCGCGGCGTCTGGTGGCGTGACATGGGGGTGGTGAACCTGCCGGGGGGGCGGCCGACCATGAAACTCACCGGTGGCGCCCTGGCCCGGCTGGAAGCGCTGACGCCCGAGGGCTGCGAGGCGCGGATCGACCTGTCGATCACCGACGACTGGCCGCTGGCGCAGGCCTTCGTCATAATTTCGGCGGTCGCAGCCGCCAAACCTTGA
- the lepB gene encoding signal peptidase I — MSVTSSTKSESGLGETIRVVIHALLIALVIRTFLFQPFNIPSGSMKATLLVGDYLFVSKYSYGYSHYSIPLSPPLFSGRIFGSEPNRGDIVVFRLPKDDSTDYIKRVIGLPGDRIQMREGLLYINDKPVKRERLSDFIGEDPCGSDATARVKRWKETLPNGVSYESLDCIDNGFYDNTSIYTVPPGHFFMMGDNRDNSTDSRVLSAVGYVPFQNIVGRAQMIFFSVAEGEHAWMFWRWPTAVRWNRLFTIVR, encoded by the coding sequence ATGAGCGTGACCTCCAGCACAAAATCTGAAAGCGGCTTGGGTGAAACCATCCGCGTCGTCATCCACGCTCTCCTGATTGCGCTCGTGATCCGCACCTTCCTGTTCCAACCCTTCAACATCCCCTCGGGATCGATGAAGGCGACGCTGCTGGTTGGCGACTATCTGTTCGTTTCGAAATATTCCTACGGCTACAGCCATTACTCGATACCGCTCTCGCCGCCGCTGTTTTCGGGCCGCATCTTCGGCTCGGAGCCGAACCGCGGCGACATCGTGGTGTTCCGCCTGCCGAAGGACGACTCGACCGATTACATCAAGCGCGTGATCGGCCTGCCGGGCGACCGCATCCAGATGCGGGAGGGCCTGCTTTACATCAACGACAAGCCGGTCAAGCGCGAACGGCTGTCCGATTTCATCGGCGAGGACCCTTGCGGTTCGGACGCCACCGCGCGGGTCAAGCGCTGGAAGGAAACGCTGCCGAACGGCGTCAGCTATGAATCGCTCGATTGCATCGACAACGGTTTCTACGACAACACCAGCATCTACACCGTGCCGCCCGGCCACTTCTTCATGATGGGTGACAACCGCGATAATTCCACGGACAGCCGCGTGCTGTCGGCGGTCGGCTACGTGCCGTTCCAGAACATCGTGGGCCGGGCGCAGATGATCTTCTTCTCCGTCGCCGAGGGTGAACATGCCTGGATGTTCTGGCGCTGGCCGACCGCTGTGCGCTGGAATCGTCTTTTCACAATCGTGCGATGA
- the rnc gene encoding ribonuclease III — protein sequence MKDETSVIQDSATSGEPGQADAPREAAPKKRRGKAAAKAAAAAIEGRIGYQFSDPVLLTTAFTHVSALKPATRHRADSYQRLEFLGDHVLGLIISDMLYRAYPRADEGELSKRLADLVRKESCADVAKSLGLLDDIKLGAVGAGAGARLRKSVLGDICEAVIGAIYLDGGYAAASQFVERNWLERMRKPRRPLRDPKTVLQEWAQSKGLPTPVYREIERTGPHHDPQFRVAVDLPGLAPAEGIGGSKRAAEKVAASVMIEREGVGGGSNDS from the coding sequence ATGAAAGACGAGACATCAGTCATCCAGGATTCAGCGACCTCAGGCGAGCCGGGCCAGGCTGATGCGCCCCGTGAAGCTGCGCCGAAAAAGAGGCGCGGCAAGGCCGCCGCCAAGGCGGCCGCCGCGGCGATCGAAGGGCGTATCGGCTATCAATTCTCCGATCCCGTGCTGCTGACGACCGCCTTTACCCATGTCTCCGCGCTGAAGCCGGCGACGCGTCATCGCGCCGACAGCTATCAGCGGCTGGAATTCCTCGGCGACCACGTGCTCGGGCTGATCATCTCCGACATGCTGTACCGCGCCTATCCGCGCGCCGATGAGGGCGAATTGTCGAAGCGGCTTGCCGATCTCGTGCGCAAGGAAAGCTGCGCCGACGTGGCAAAGTCGCTCGGGCTGCTCGATGACATCAAGCTCGGCGCAGTCGGCGCGGGCGCGGGCGCGCGGTTGCGCAAATCCGTGCTCGGTGACATCTGCGAGGCGGTCATCGGCGCGATCTATCTCGACGGCGGCTATGCGGCGGCGTCGCAGTTCGTCGAGCGCAACTGGCTGGAGCGGATGCGCAAGCCGCGCCGGCCGCTGCGCGATCCCAAGACGGTGTTGCAGGAATGGGCGCAGAGCAAGGGACTGCCGACGCCGGTCTATCGCGAGATCGAGCGCACCGGGCCGCATCACGATCCGCAATTCCGCGTCGCCGTCGATCTGCCTGGCCTGGCGCCGGCCGAAGGCATTGGCGGCTCCAAGCGCGCGGCCGAGAAAGTGGCGGCATCCGTGATGATCGAACGCGAAGGCGTCGGCGGCGGCAGCAATGACAGTTGA
- the era gene encoding GTPase Era: MTVEIAAGASGETRCGFVALIGAPNVGKSTLVNALVGSKVTIVSRKVQTTRALIRGIVIEDNAQIILVDTPGIFSPKRRLDRAMVSTAWSGAHDADLVCVLLDAKAGIDEEADAILNKLATVQHPKILVLNKIDLIPREKLLTLAQAANARMKFEHTFMISALSGDGVDDLRKTLAKMVPPGPFHYPEDQMSDAPMRHLAAEITREKIYRHLHQELPYQSTVETDSWTERKDKSVRIEQTIFVERESQRKIVLGKGGATIKSIGADSRKEIAEILGVPVHLFLFVKVRENWGDDPERYREMGLDFPRE; the protein is encoded by the coding sequence ATGACAGTTGAAATCGCAGCCGGCGCGTCCGGCGAGACCCGCTGCGGCTTCGTCGCGCTGATCGGCGCGCCCAATGTCGGCAAGTCGACGCTGGTGAATGCGCTGGTCGGCTCCAAGGTCACCATCGTCTCGCGCAAGGTGCAGACGACGCGGGCGCTGATCCGCGGCATCGTGATCGAGGACAACGCCCAGATCATCCTGGTCGATACGCCCGGCATCTTTTCGCCGAAGCGACGGCTCGATCGCGCCATGGTGTCCACCGCCTGGAGCGGGGCGCATGACGCCGATCTGGTCTGCGTGCTGCTCGATGCGAAGGCCGGCATCGACGAGGAGGCCGACGCGATCCTGAACAAGCTTGCGACGGTGCAGCACCCGAAGATCCTGGTGCTGAACAAGATCGACCTCATTCCGCGCGAGAAACTCTTGACGCTGGCGCAGGCCGCCAACGCGCGCATGAAATTCGAGCACACATTCATGATCTCGGCGCTGTCGGGCGACGGCGTCGACGACCTGCGCAAGACGCTTGCGAAAATGGTGCCGCCGGGGCCGTTCCATTATCCGGAAGACCAGATGTCGGACGCGCCGATGCGGCATCTGGCGGCCGAAATCACCCGCGAGAAGATCTATCGCCATCTCCACCAGGAACTGCCGTATCAATCGACGGTGGAGACAGACAGCTGGACCGAGCGCAAGGACAAGTCCGTGCGCATCGAACAGACGATCTTTGTCGAGCGCGAGAGCCAGCGCAAGATCGTGCTCGGCAAGGGTGGCGCCACCATCAAGTCGATCGGCGCGGATTCGCGCAAGGAAATCGCCGAGATCCTTGGCGTGCCCGTGCACCTGTTCCTGTTCGTCAAGGTGCGCGAGAACTGGGGCGACGATCCCGAGCGCTACCGCGAAATGGGACTGGATTTTCCCAGGGAATGA
- the recO gene encoding DNA repair protein RecO: protein MEWTDEGIVLGVRRHGESSAIVELLTREHGRHLGLVRGGGGKRMRPLLQPGNSVTTVWRARLDEHLGYYVVEGTRLRAATLLGSAHATYGVTHLASLVRLLPERDPHEDIYEMLGRTLDDFDDAGGAAAHLIRFELAMLAELGFGLDLENCAATGATTELIYVSPKSGGAVSRAAGEPYRDRLLRLPPFLREGEGGANGWSDQDLLDGFRLTGLFLLRHVLEPRGQGHSDARDGFINAVARNRARITSVL, encoded by the coding sequence ATGGAATGGACCGACGAGGGCATCGTGCTGGGCGTGCGGCGGCATGGCGAATCTTCCGCCATCGTCGAACTGCTGACGCGCGAGCATGGCCGGCATCTGGGGCTGGTGCGCGGCGGTGGGGGCAAGCGGATGCGGCCGTTGCTGCAACCGGGCAACAGCGTCACCACGGTGTGGCGGGCGCGGCTCGACGAGCATCTCGGATATTACGTCGTCGAGGGCACGCGCTTGCGCGCGGCCACCCTGCTGGGGTCGGCGCATGCAACCTATGGCGTCACCCATCTGGCTTCGCTGGTGCGGCTGTTGCCGGAGCGCGATCCGCACGAAGACATCTACGAGATGCTCGGCCGGACGCTGGACGATTTCGACGATGCCGGCGGCGCGGCCGCGCACCTGATCCGGTTTGAACTCGCCATGCTCGCCGAACTCGGTTTTGGTCTGGACCTGGAAAACTGCGCGGCCACCGGCGCGACCACAGAGCTGATTTATGTCTCGCCAAAGTCCGGCGGCGCGGTATCGCGCGCGGCCGGCGAGCCCTACCGCGACCGGCTGCTGCGGCTGCCGCCGTTCCTGCGCGAAGGCGAGGGCGGCGCCAACGGCTGGTCGGACCAGGACTTGCTGGACGGTTTTCGCCTGACCGGGCTGTTCCTGCTGCGCCATGTGCTGGAGCCGCGCGGGCAGGGCCATTCCGACGCCAGGGACGGGTTCATCAACGCGGTGGCGCGGAATCGGGCCCGAATCACCTCGGTTTTGTAA
- the parC gene encoding DNA topoisomerase IV subunit A, whose translation MGKRQLPPEEPAEIHEVMLRDALEERYLAYALSTIMHRALPDARDGLKPVHRRILYGMRLLRLDPGTPFKKSAKIVGDVMGSFHPHGDQAIYDAMVRLAQDFSSRYPLVDGQGNFGNIDGDNPAAYRYTEARMTDVARLLLEGIDEDGVEFRPNYDGQSKEPVVLPGGFPNLLANGSQGIAVGMATSIPPHNAAELCDAALHLIDKPEAKSKSLLKWVKGPDFPTGGIIVDSKESIAEAYMTGRGSFRTRAKWTQEEGARGAWVVVITEIPWLVQKSRLVEKIAELLNEKKLPLVGDVRDESAEDVRLVIEPKSRAVDPALMMESLFRLTELESKISLNLNVLIKGKIPRVVGLAECLREWLDHLRDVLVRRSNYRKTQIENRLEILGGYLIAYLNIDEVIRIIRTEDEPKPALIKAFKLTEVQADAILNMRLRSLRKLEEFEIRTEDKNLRGELKGLKALLGSETEQWSKVGEQVRKVRDLFGPKTPLGKRRTQFADAPEHDLAAIEEAFVEREPCTVVISEKGWVRTLKGHVEDISGLAFKTDDKLDHAFFAETTSKLLLFATNGKFYSLDVAKLPGGRGHGEPIRMFIDLEQDAAIVSLFVHKGERKFLIASSEGQGFVVKEEDCVGNTRKGKQVLNVTMPNEACAIATVSGDTVAVIGSNHKMVLFPLDQVPEMARGRGVRLQKYTSAKLSDVAVFELKAGLTWKDSAGREQSMSAKELADWRGNRADAGRLAGGLPKSNKFLRGVE comes from the coding sequence ATGGGAAAACGACAGCTGCCGCCGGAAGAACCGGCTGAAATCCACGAGGTGATGCTGCGCGATGCGCTGGAAGAGCGCTATCTCGCCTATGCGCTCTCGACCATCATGCACCGCGCCCTGCCGGACGCCCGCGACGGGCTGAAGCCGGTGCACCGGCGTATTCTTTACGGCATGCGCCTGCTGCGGCTCGACCCCGGCACGCCGTTCAAGAAGTCCGCCAAGATCGTCGGCGACGTGATGGGCTCGTTCCATCCGCATGGCGACCAGGCGATCTACGACGCCATGGTGCGCCTCGCGCAGGACTTCTCCTCGCGCTACCCGCTGGTCGACGGCCAGGGCAACTTCGGCAACATCGACGGCGATAACCCGGCCGCCTACCGCTACACCGAAGCGCGCATGACCGACGTCGCGCGGCTGCTGCTGGAAGGCATCGACGAGGACGGCGTCGAGTTTCGTCCGAACTACGACGGCCAGAGCAAGGAGCCGGTGGTTCTGCCTGGCGGCTTTCCGAATCTGCTCGCCAACGGCTCGCAGGGCATCGCGGTCGGCATGGCCACCTCGATCCCGCCACACAACGCGGCGGAACTGTGCGACGCCGCGCTGCACCTGATCGACAAGCCGGAAGCCAAGTCGAAGTCGCTCCTGAAATGGGTCAAGGGTCCGGATTTCCCGACCGGCGGCATCATCGTCGATTCCAAGGAAAGCATCGCCGAAGCCTACATGACCGGGCGCGGCTCGTTCCGCACCCGTGCCAAATGGACCCAGGAGGAGGGCGCGCGGGGCGCCTGGGTCGTCGTCATCACCGAAATCCCGTGGCTGGTGCAGAAGTCGCGGCTGGTCGAGAAGATCGCCGAACTCCTGAACGAGAAGAAGCTGCCGCTGGTCGGTGACGTCCGGGACGAATCGGCCGAAGACGTCCGCCTCGTGATCGAGCCGAAATCCCGCGCGGTCGACCCGGCGCTGATGATGGAATCGCTGTTCCGGCTCACCGAGCTCGAGAGCAAGATTTCGCTGAACCTCAACGTGCTGATCAAGGGCAAGATCCCCAGGGTGGTGGGGCTGGCGGAATGTCTGCGCGAATGGCTCGACCATCTGCGCGACGTGCTGGTGCGCCGCTCGAACTACCGCAAGACCCAGATCGAGAACCGGCTGGAAATTCTCGGCGGCTACCTGATCGCGTATCTGAACATCGACGAGGTGATCAGGATCATCCGCACCGAGGATGAGCCGAAGCCGGCGCTGATCAAGGCGTTCAAGCTGACGGAAGTCCAGGCCGACGCCATCCTCAACATGCGGCTGCGCTCCTTGCGCAAGCTCGAGGAATTCGAGATCCGCACCGAGGACAAGAACCTTCGCGGCGAACTGAAGGGCCTCAAGGCGCTGCTCGGCTCCGAGACCGAGCAATGGTCCAAGGTCGGCGAGCAGGTCCGGAAGGTGCGCGACCTGTTCGGGCCGAAGACGCCGCTCGGCAAGCGCCGCACGCAATTCGCCGACGCGCCCGAGCACGATCTGGCCGCGATCGAGGAAGCCTTTGTCGAGCGCGAACCGTGCACGGTGGTGATCTCCGAAAAGGGCTGGGTGCGCACGCTCAAGGGCCATGTCGAGGATATCTCGGGGCTTGCGTTCAAGACCGACGACAAGCTCGATCACGCCTTCTTCGCCGAGACCACGTCCAAGCTGCTGCTGTTCGCCACCAACGGCAAATTCTATTCGCTCGATGTCGCCAAACTGCCGGGCGGCCGCGGCCATGGCGAGCCGATCCGCATGTTCATCGACCTGGAGCAGGACGCCGCGATCGTGTCGCTGTTCGTCCACAAGGGCGAACGCAAGTTCCTGATCGCGAGCAGCGAGGGGCAAGGATTCGTCGTCAAGGAAGAGGATTGCGTCGGCAACACCCGCAAGGGCAAGCAGGTGCTCAATGTCACCATGCCGAACGAGGCCTGCGCGATCGCGACTGTCTCCGGTGATACGGTGGCCGTGATCGGCAGCAACCACAAGATGGTGCTGTTCCCGCTCGACCAGGTGCCGGAGATGGCGCGCGGTCGCGGCGTGCGGCTGCAGAAATATACCAGCGCCAAGCTGTCCGACGTCGCGGTGTTCGAACTGAAGGCCGGCCTGACCTGGAAGGACTCCGCCGGCCGCGAGCAGAGCATGAGCGCCAAGGAACTGGCCGACTGGCGCGGCAACCGCGCCGACGCCGGCCGCCTCGCGGGCGGCCTGCCGAAGTCGAACAAGTTCTTGCGGGGCGTGGAGTAA